Sequence from the Herbaspirillum sp. meg3 genome:
GGCATCAGGTATTGGCCGATGGTGAGCATGTCGACGTTATGGGCACGCATGTCGCGCATAACTTGCAGGACTTCTTCGTCGGTCTCGCCGAGGCCGACCATGATGCCGGACTTGGTCGGGGTGTTCGGATGCAGATCCTTGAAGCGCTTCAACAGGTTCAGCGAGTATTCGTAGTCGGAACCGGGACGCGCTTCCTTGTACAGGCGCGGTGCGGTTTCGAGGTTGTGGTTCATGACATCCGGCGGCGCCATCTTGAGGATTTCCAACGCGCGATCCATGCGGCCACGGAAGTCCGGGGTCAGGATTTCGATACGAGTCTCTGGCGACAGCTCACGTACGCGCTGGATGCAGGCGGCGAAATGGCCGGCGCCGCCGTCGCGCAGATCGTCACGGTCGACGCTGGTGATGACGACGTAGCTGAGCTTGAGCTGGGCGATGGTGCGTGCCAGGTTTTCCGGTTCGTTCGGATCAAGTGGATCGGGACGGCCGTGACCGACGTCGCAGAAGGGGCAACGGCGGGTGCACTTGTCGCCCATGATCATGAAGGTCGCCGTGCCTTTGCCGAAGCATTCGCCGATGTTGGGGCAGGATGCTTCTTCGCACACCGTCACCAGATTGTTGGCGCGCAGGATGTCTTTGATTTCGTAGAAGCGGGTGGTCGGCGAGCCGGCCTTGACGCGAATCCAGTCGGGCTTCTTGAGCTTTTCCGCCGGCATGATCTTGATCGGGATCCAGGCCGTCTTGCCGGCGCCCTTTTGCTTGTCGGTGGGATTGCGCAGCGCGGTGTCGGCTGAAGTGATGTCGGTAGTCATAGTTGTGATGTCTGATGCCATCTCACGCGGATGGCGAAAAAGCAAAATGCTCAACGAGTTTGTCGGCAAGCTTCGTTTGCACGTCGCTCAGCGAAGCGGCGACGTCCAGCGTCTGCATGTCGACGGTGGCGAGGCCTTCGTAGCCGCAAGGGTTGATCCAGGAAAACGGCGCCAGATCCATCGCTACATTGAGCGACACGCCGTGATAGGTGCAACCGTTGCTGCGGATTTTCAATCCCAGCGCAGCGATCTTGGCGCCCTGCCACGGCCCTGAACTGACATAGATGCCGGGCGCGCCCTGCTTGCGCTCACCAGCGAGATTATACGCCGCCAGCGTGTCGATCACCGCCTGCTCGATCTTTTGCACGAATTCGCGGGCGAACAAGCGTGCACCGGGATGATTGCGGCGCAGATCCATGAGCAGGTAGATCACCACCTGGCCGGGGCCGTGATAGGTGACTTCACCGCCGCGGTCGGTCTGGATCACGGGAATGGCGTGGGGATTGAGCACGTGGGCCATGTCGGCACCCAGACCGAGGGTGAAAACCGGCGGGTGTTCGACAATCCAGAGCTGGTCGGGGGAATCGGCGGTGCGGCTGTCGGTGTAGGCGCGCATGGCGTTGAAGCTGGTTTCGTAAGCCTCGACGCCACGGTGAATAATCTGTGGAGCGGTTCGCATGACGGCAAGTGTAACGAAAATCCCGGATTGCCGCCCGCGCCACATGGATTGTCCATGCGGAAAGTTTTCGCTAAAAGCCTTACTGGCTGCAGCTTCCCGGGACTTCGGGGATTTTTGCAGCGGTTCCGCCAGCACGATTGCGGCTGCTGAAACGGCCCGCCAGTGCATTAAGCACGTTGGTCAGGCGCACGAGCCAATGGCGGCGGCACAGGCCGACATGCAGCTTGCTGGCGGTGTCGACCGATTCGATCACCACCAGGCCCTGACCGGGAATATCCAGGCTTTGCCCGCCGGAAAGCCAGTAATCAGTGCGGGCGCCCTCGATGGTTATCCACACGCGGCCGCTGCCGACTTGCAGGCAGATCGGACGCGTGACCTGCAGCGAGGTCACGTCGCCCGCTTGAAGCCGGATTTGCCTTCTAGTGAAAATATTTTGCATGATGCTGCCTCTTAGGATTACTGTTTGCGGGATAGCTGATCGGTTGAAAGTGGGTTTCTACTGGGCCTTTGCGAATAAGATGCCTGACCGATGAAACTATTCTAGTCAGCGCCACGGGCAAACCAAAACGATATATATTCCTCATTCTTGCTAATTTTTTTCACAAATAAGCGCCTTCATGGTCGATTTTCGCAAACTACCCAATCTCGCTGCCCTGCGCGCTTTTGAAGCAGCGGCGCGGCATGAGAGCTTTTCGCGGGCGGCGGAAGAAATCCACGTCACGCCGGGTGCGATCAGCCATCAGATCCGCGCACTGGAGGAAGAACTGGGATTGCTGTTGTTCACTCGCAACGGCAAGCGCATCGCCATTACCGACAGCGGCCAGCGTTTTGCCGCGGCCATCCGCAAGTCACTCGGTGAAATCGCGAGCGCAGCAGAGGCCTTGCAGGAGCAGAACCGGCAGCAACGTCTGGTGGTGTCTTCGCCGCCCTCCTTTGCCTCGCGCTGGCTGGCGCCGCGACTGTGGAAATTCGTCGATCGCCATCCCGGGATTGAAGTGGTGTTGCAGTCCAGCAGCCACCTCAACGATCTGACCCGCGACGGCATTGACGTCGGGCTGCGCTTTGGCCTCGGCAGTTACCCGGGCCTGAAGTCGGAAAAAATTCTCGAAGAGTTCTATTACCCGGTTGCCAGTCCGCACTATCGCCAGGGCCGCCTGCCCTCTTCACCGCAGCAGTTGCGCGACTGCGTGCTGTTGCGCATGGATGGCCTGCAGGAATCCTGGCTGCCGTGGTTTGCACTGGCCGGGCTGGACCTGCCCGATCCGGCCGGTGGACTGGTGACGGAAGATTCGTCGCTGACATTGCGCGCCGCCGCCGATGGCGCCGGTGTCGCGCTGACGCGCCATGCCATTGCGTCACAGGAAATCGCCGCCGGCGAGCTGGTGCGGCTGTTCGACATCGCGCTGCTGAGCGACCGCGCGTACTACTTTGTCACCGTGCCGGATGTGGCGGTGAAGCCTCAGGTGCAGCATTTCCGCGCCTGGATCGAAGAAGAAATCGCACTTTTCAAAGCACACAGCCGCTGGCCCGGCTCAATCTCCAACTGAATGTGGCCCGGCGCACTCTCGCGGCTTCCCGCCTGCCCGCCTGCAATCCCGCACAAACAAGCAAATGCTGCGGGAAAACCTCTCTGTTCACCTGCTAGCCAAGCAGCGAAATACCCTATCGTATGTCCATAGAGCGGCAAGGATAATTGCCGACGAGCATCCGCGTTTGTTTGCCGACGGCGTCGCACGGATTACCGCCATTGCGACAGGCAGCAATTGAGATGCTGATAAAACCCTCTCCTCTTTGCATGCGCAGCACCGATTGCTACCCGCAAGACAGGTTGTGCTTTGCCCTACCTCGCTTCGCGCCGGCTGCCGCATGGCCGTCTCTGATTTCACCGCTTGTTTGTTGTTGTCTTACCCATCCTTATCCAGGCCATTTTCTGGCTGAGTATTTTTTGCATTGAGTTTCACCAGTTTCGTTAGGAGATCGAACATGAAAAATCTAAAAATCGGCGTACGTCTCGGCATCGGCTTTGTCATCATTCTGATGCTGATGGTCGTCATGCTGGGCATTAGCATCTGGCGCCTGCAGCAGATCAATGCGGCGGTTGTCTCTATGACGGGTGACTCGATCACCAACGAACGCAATGCGAACGAATGGCTGGCCGTGATACGCGAAAGCGGCATCCGCACATTGGCTGTGATCAAGACGGAAGATCCTGACGCACAACAATTTTTCCAGGCGCAAATCGCTGCTGAGTCTGCCCGTATCGCACCGCTGCGTAAAAAGATCGAAGAGATCAATACCGCGCCGCAAGAAATTGCGGCATTAGCCGAGATCAACAAAATCCGTGATGTGTACCAGGCCGCCCGCAACGATATTTTCAAGGTGAAAAAAGCCGGCGACCTCGATGCGGTCAAGAAAATGACCGCAGAAAAATTCACGCCCTTGTATATTTCTTACACCGACGCAGTCGCCAAGTTCCGCGACATGCAACGGCAGGAGATCACCAATTCGGCGGAAGCTGTCGGCAACTATTACTCTTCCAGCCGCAGCATGCTGATCATCCTCGGTGCGGTTGAACTGGTGCTGGGCGGCGTGTTGGCATGGCTGTTGACGGTCAGCATTACGCGTCCGCTGACTCAGGCCGTCGGCATTGCCGAGACGGTGGCATCGGGCGACCTGAGCTCCACCATCGTCTCTAGCGGCAAAGATGAAACCGGCCAGTTGCTGACCGCATTGAAGACGATGAATGACAACCTGCTCAATATCGTCAGCCAGGTGCGCACCGGCACGGATACCATCAGCACCGCATCGAGTGAAATCGCCAGCGGCAATCTCGACCTGTCTTCACGCACTGAACAGCAGGCAGGCTCGCTGGAAGAAACTGCTTCGGCGATGGAAGAACTGACCTCTACCGTGAAGCAGAATGCGGACAATGCACGCCAGGCAAATCAACTCGCCGTATCGGCATCGGAGGTCGCGGTGCAAGGCGGCACCGTAGTCGGTCAGGTGGTCGATACCATGGGCTCGATCAACGATTCTTCGCGCAAGATCGTCGACATCATCAGCGTCATCGATGGCATCGCTTTCCAGACCAATATCCTGGCGTTGAACGCCGCAGTGGAAGCCGCGCGCGCCGGCGAACAAGGCCGAGGCTTTGCGGTGGTGGCATCCGAAGTGCGCAGTCTGGCGCAACGTTCTTCAGCCGCCGCGAAAGAAATCAAAACCCTGATCGACGACTCCGTGTCGAAAGTCGATGTCGGCAGCAAGCTCGTCGTGCAAGCCGGTGAGACGATGAATGAAGTGGTCGCCAGCGTCAAACGCGTGACCGACATCGTCAGCGAAATCAGCTCGGCCAGCCAGGAGCAAAGCGCAGGCATCAACGAAGTCGGCCAGGCGATCACGCTCATGGATGAGGCGACTCAACAAAACGCGGCACTGGTGGAGCAAGCCGCCGCTGCCGCGCAATCGCTACAGGATCAGGCCGGCCGCCTGGCGCAGGTGGTCAGCATCTTCAAACTGGCGCGCTGATCGGGCACTCCGGCAGGAAACCGTCACACAAAGAAAAACCGGTTCGACTCTTGCGAGAGCGAACCGGTTTTTTTACGTCTTGCCGAATGACTGATGGCTTACAGCACGAACTTGACCATCTCATGCCCTGACAAGGCGCGATACAGGTTGTCGAGCTGCTCGCGGCTTGTCGCGCGAACGGTGACGGTCAGCGACAGGTATTTGCCCTGCGAGGAAGGACGCATTTCGACCTTGCCGGCGTGGAAAGTGGGATCGTATTCCGTGATCATGTCAACGATGGTATTGGCGAACTCATCGTGCATGATGCCGACGACTTTGATGGGAAAGTCGCTCGGATATTCGATCAGGGATTCTTCGGTAGGAGCTGGCATGGTGTACGGCTTTCGACTTTCAATAGGGACTGCGAGGAACTGCGCCTATTTTACGCCATGCACCAGCCGGTTTGCGCATGTCTTGCCAATTGACAATAAAAGGCCGGACATGCGTCAGTGAGTCATCAAAAGCGCTTTATGACAGCGCGGCTTTGGCATCCTGGTAAGCCGCGTAGAGCTTGGCGAACACCGGGCCGGGCTTGCCGTTGCCGACGCTCTTGTCGTCGATGGTCACTACCGGCAACACTTCCTTGGTGGCCGAGGACAACAGCACTTCATCGGCAGCGAAAACTTCTTCCTGCGTGATGCGGCGCGCTTCGAACACGATGCCTTGCGACTTGCACAATTCTTCGATCAGGCCGTAGCGGATGCCTTCCAGAATCAGGTTGTCTTTCGGCGGCGCCGACAGCTTGCCGTCCTTGACGATCCAGACGTTGGACGACGACGCTTCGCTGAGGAAACCGTCGCGGAACTGGATCGCTTCGGTGACTTCGTGCTCGGCGGCGTATTGCGCGGCAAGCACGTTGCCCAGCAGGGAGGTCGACTTGATCTGGCAATTCAACCAGCGCTTGTCTTGCATGGTCACGCATGCCACGCCCTTGGCGCGCACTTCAGCCGACGGCACCGCCAGCGGGCTGGTCATCATGAACACGGTCGGCGTGACCGGATCCTTGGGGAAAGCATGGCCGCGCTTGGCGACGCCGCGCGTGACCTGGATGTAGACGATCTGATCATTGAGATCGTTGGCCTGCACCACGCGATCGATCAGCGCCAGCCATTCGGCTTCGCTATGCGGATTTGTAATACCGATGGTGCCGAGGCTGCGGAACAGGCGCGCAATGTGGTGCGTGCCGCGGAACGGTTTGCGGGCATACATCGGGATGACTTCGTAGACGCCGTCGCCAAATATGAAGCCGCGATCAAGCACAGGGATGCGGGCTTCGGAGAGCGGCGTCATGTCGCCGTTAAGGTACACGATGGGATCGTTCATGGGAGCGTTTGTTAAGAGAGTTATCGGAGCTTGTATCGGGAATAAAGACATTCTTGCACAGACACGCGCATGCCGTTATGCAAAGTAAGCATTGCGCGATGCCGCGCATCGGCGTCGCGCAATGTCATGC
This genomic interval carries:
- the lipB gene encoding lipoyl(octanoyl) transferase LipB, whose product is MRTAPQIIHRGVEAYETSFNAMRAYTDSRTADSPDQLWIVEHPPVFTLGLGADMAHVLNPHAIPVIQTDRGGEVTYHGPGQVVIYLLMDLRRNHPGARLFAREFVQKIEQAVIDTLAAYNLAGERKQGAPGIYVSSGPWQGAKIAALGLKIRSNGCTYHGVSLNVAMDLAPFSWINPCGYEGLATVDMQTLDVAASLSDVQTKLADKLVEHFAFSPSA
- a CDS encoding DUF493 family protein; its protein translation is MPAPTEESLIEYPSDFPIKVVGIMHDEFANTIVDMITEYDPTFHAGKVEMRPSSQGKYLSLTVTVRATSREQLDNLYRALSGHEMVKFVL
- a CDS encoding methyl-accepting chemotaxis protein is translated as MKNLKIGVRLGIGFVIILMLMVVMLGISIWRLQQINAAVVSMTGDSITNERNANEWLAVIRESGIRTLAVIKTEDPDAQQFFQAQIAAESARIAPLRKKIEEINTAPQEIAALAEINKIRDVYQAARNDIFKVKKAGDLDAVKKMTAEKFTPLYISYTDAVAKFRDMQRQEITNSAEAVGNYYSSSRSMLIILGAVELVLGGVLAWLLTVSITRPLTQAVGIAETVASGDLSSTIVSSGKDETGQLLTALKTMNDNLLNIVSQVRTGTDTISTASSEIASGNLDLSSRTEQQAGSLEETASAMEELTSTVKQNADNARQANQLAVSASEVAVQGGTVVGQVVDTMGSINDSSRKIVDIISVIDGIAFQTNILALNAAVEAARAGEQGRGFAVVASEVRSLAQRSSAAAKEIKTLIDDSVSKVDVGSKLVVQAGETMNEVVASVKRVTDIVSEISSASQEQSAGINEVGQAITLMDEATQQNAALVEQAAAAAQSLQDQAGRLAQVVSIFKLAR
- the lipA gene encoding lipoyl synthase, giving the protein MTTDITSADTALRNPTDKQKGAGKTAWIPIKIMPAEKLKKPDWIRVKAGSPTTRFYEIKDILRANNLVTVCEEASCPNIGECFGKGTATFMIMGDKCTRRCPFCDVGHGRPDPLDPNEPENLARTIAQLKLSYVVITSVDRDDLRDGGAGHFAACIQRVRELSPETRIEILTPDFRGRMDRALEILKMAPPDVMNHNLETAPRLYKEARPGSDYEYSLNLLKRFKDLHPNTPTKSGIMVGLGETDEEVLQVMRDMRAHNVDMLTIGQYLMPSGDHLPVRRYVHPDTFKMYEEEAYKMGFVHAAVGAMVRSSYHADQQAHGLVG
- the gcvA gene encoding transcriptional regulator GcvA translates to MVDFRKLPNLAALRAFEAAARHESFSRAAEEIHVTPGAISHQIRALEEELGLLLFTRNGKRIAITDSGQRFAAAIRKSLGEIASAAEALQEQNRQQRLVVSSPPSFASRWLAPRLWKFVDRHPGIEVVLQSSSHLNDLTRDGIDVGLRFGLGSYPGLKSEKILEEFYYPVASPHYRQGRLPSSPQQLRDCVLLRMDGLQESWLPWFALAGLDLPDPAGGLVTEDSSLTLRAAADGAGVALTRHAIASQEIAAGELVRLFDIALLSDRAYYFVTVPDVAVKPQVQHFRAWIEEEIALFKAHSRWPGSISN
- a CDS encoding D-amino acid aminotransferase, which gives rise to MNDPIVYLNGDMTPLSEARIPVLDRGFIFGDGVYEVIPMYARKPFRGTHHIARLFRSLGTIGITNPHSEAEWLALIDRVVQANDLNDQIVYIQVTRGVAKRGHAFPKDPVTPTVFMMTSPLAVPSAEVRAKGVACVTMQDKRWLNCQIKSTSLLGNVLAAQYAAEHEVTEAIQFRDGFLSEASSSNVWIVKDGKLSAPPKDNLILEGIRYGLIEELCKSQGIVFEARRITQEEVFAADEVLLSSATKEVLPVVTIDDKSVGNGKPGPVFAKLYAAYQDAKAALS
- a CDS encoding DUF2917 domain-containing protein; translated protein: MQNIFTRRQIRLQAGDVTSLQVTRPICLQVGSGRVWITIEGARTDYWLSGGQSLDIPGQGLVVIESVDTASKLHVGLCRRHWLVRLTNVLNALAGRFSSRNRAGGTAAKIPEVPGSCSQ